In Mytilus galloprovincialis chromosome 1, xbMytGall1.hap1.1, whole genome shotgun sequence, the following are encoded in one genomic region:
- the LOC143072552 gene encoding toll-like receptor 4 — translation MSMFVLLLFYLSWLLDNIVCKSTCEIKKCSANCEGRNLTHVPKGLPRSIERLDLNKNNIIEIEANAFARYQLLQYISLHGNKLTTIQCSSFNGLTRLTTLDLSNNQLNIPTEHTGDVFNYLKSLHNLDIRRNFDSFDEHYPFLGKLVYLKFLAMDLFHNSDFYKLGLLNLINLQKLVFDQCNVNYLKNITFTNLPSNIKELHLRNCNHIKNVQTGVLVPFKNLRTLSIHKSTMSLLDALSILNPYENKTMETIEFIQVNSGYRGPTEVAAPDAVIITSEMMRYLQKICVSNLILSECGIVDFKPRSLLYYERPECFKQIVFSGNRFPMMNKFMELLPLAHKSVNLTLFDYSYNPLSFSDEIKYLHYEKDVTDIKTEMFSDQYSVYDEERNELEKSSYAFKKYIEPRCYSATQEYEDKKEIVQLRLKLPENLHTLRLSHFLRKLELLGNILILTAPNLQYLDISYFNANWFPIIQFNGSNNLRFINFSGTTLSTYFLSSMPELVNTTNVQMKYTRLGHTFQRCPTALEFIPSVEVLDISNNNIWFLPENVFVNNSEIQNLSISYNLLYDIPKAVLSLPNLQLLDISHNFIQSINETVRKWLEQQNLKYGNTFKLFLKGNRLRCMCDTLEFVKWITKTNISFDEPKGDYLCTLKDGTVITISEVMQKYHELFIDCNSGHWLRIGIALLVSFVVLTIPVALVVNFRWQLAYWIYRRFRLVIEERMKLKTKYDIYISYGDQSLHWTINTLIHKLENSWKMITCLDDRDILGGDICSDAIAESISNSRNVIFVIDHSFQDRIWGKFEIQRAKYEKYAGNLQHIIIIKKHNITVQDFPSELRQIWDDVVFIEWWDNDDSVGWDRLRIALFQKVL, via the coding sequence ATGTccatgtttgttttacttttgttttaccTGTCATGGCTTTTGGATAATATTGTATGTAAATCAACGTGCGAAATTAAGAAATGTTCCGCAAACTGTGAAGGGAGGAATTTAACACATGTTCCGAAAGGATTACCAAGATCAATTGAAAGACTGGACTTGAACAAAAACAACATTATCGAAATAGAAGCTAATGCTTTCGCACGTTACCAATTACTTCAGTATATAAGTTTACATGGAAACAAGCTTACAACGATACAGTGCAGTTCatttaatggattaacaagacTAACAACACTCGATTTAAGCAACAACCAATTAAATATACCTACAGAACATACCGGTGACGtatttaattatttgaaatcaTTACATAACCTTGACATTAGAAGAAATTTCGACAGTTTTGATGAGCATTATCCGTTCTTAGGTAAACTCGTTTATTTGAAATTTCTTGCTATGGATCTTTTTCATAAttctgatttttataaattagGTTTGCTAAATCTGATCAATCTACAAAAACTGGTATTCGACCAATGCAATGTAAATTATCTAAAGAATATAACATTTACAAATTTACCCTCAAATATCAAAGAATTACATTTAAGAAACTGTAACCATATCAAAAATGTACAGACAGGAGTTTTAGTGCCATTTAAAAACCTTAGGACATTAAGTATTCACAAATCTACGATGTCGCTTCTAGATGCCCTCAGTATACTTAATCCCTATGAAAATAAGACAATGGAAACGATTGAGTTCATACAGGTGAATTCTGGTTATCGTGGTCCAACAGAAGTGGCAGCTCCAGACGCTGTTATAATAACTTCAGAAATGATGAGATACTTACAAAAGATATGCGTGTCCAATCTTATATTATCTGAGTGTGGAATTGTAGACTTTAAACCTAGATCTCTACTATACTATGAAAGGCCAGAATGTttcaaacaaattgttttttctGGAAACCGATTTCCGATGATGAATAAATTCATGGAGTTATTGCCACTCGCTCATAAATCGGTAAATTTGACTTTATTTGATTATTCGTACAATCCTTTGTCTTTTTCtgatgaaataaagtatttacATTATGAAAAAGATGTTACAGATATTAAAACTGAAATGTTCTCGGACCAATATTCTGTGTATGATGAAGAAAGAAACGAATTAGAAAAAAGTTCATATGCGTTTAAGAAATATATTGAACCAAGGTGTTATTCTGCAACTCAAGAATATGAGGACAAAAAGGAGATTGTGCAATTGCGTTTAAAACTACCAGAAAACTTGCATACATTAAGATTATCACATTTTCTTAGAAAACTAGAATTACTAGGAAATATTTTAATTCTGACGGCCCCAAATTTACAGTATCTTGATATTAGCTACTTTAATGCTAATTGGTTTCCGATAATACAATTTAATGGGTCAAATAATCTGCGGTTTATCAATTTTTCTGGAACAACATTGTCAACATACTTTTTATCATCGATGCCTGAACTAGTAAATACTACAAATGTTCAAATGAAATATACTCGACTAGGTCACACGTTTCAAAGATGTCCAACCGCCTTAGAATTTATCCCATCAGTTGAGGTATTGGacatttcaaataataatatttggtttCTACCGGAAAATGTCTTTGTGAACAACAGTGAAATACAAAACCTCAGCATATCATATAATTTGCTTTATGACATACCAAAGGCAGTTTTATCTCTACCGAATTTACAGTTGCTTGATATTAGTCACAATTTCATTCAATCCATTAATGAAACAGTACGCAAATGGCTTGAACAACAAAACTTAAAGTATGGGAATACATTTAAACTATTTCTAAAAGGAAACCGTTTAAGATGCATGTGTGATACTCTTGAGTTTGTCAAATGGATCACTAAAACAAATATAAGTTTTGATGAACCAAAAGGAGATTACCTGTGCACGTTAAAAGATGGTACAGTTATAACTATTTCAGAAGTGATGCAGAAATATCATGAACTCTTTATAGACTGCAACAGTGGGCACTGGCTTCGAATAGGAATCGCTCTACTTGTGTCGTTTGTTGTATTAACCATACCAGTCGCCCTTGTGGTTAATTTCAGATGGCAACTGGCTTATTGGATTTATAGAAGATTTAGATTAGTTATCGAGGAGAGAATGAAATTAAAAACTAAGTATGACATATACATTTCATATGGTGATCAAAGCTTACACTGGACAATAAATACTTTAATACATAAACTTGAAAATTCGTGGAAGATGATCACATGCTTAGATGACCGGGACATTCTTGGTGGAGACATATGTTCTGATGCAATTGCAGAATCCATAAGTAATAGCAGGAATGTGATTTTTGTTATAGATCATTCATTTCAAGACCGTATATGGGGAAAGTTTGAAATACAAAgagcaaaatatgaaaaatatgccGGGAATCTGCAGCACAtcattataataaaaaagcacAATATTACAGTGCAAGACTTTCCTTCAGAACTTCGACAGATATGGGATGATGTTGTATTTATAGAATGGTGGGACAATGACGATAGCGTTGGATGGGACAGGCTGAGAATTGCACTCTTTCAAAAAGTGCTATAA
- the LOC143072559 gene encoding transforming growth factor-beta-induced protein ig-h3-like gives MRKIAIVVLIFAVFLVIAIESGSRRRYRKNKHAPGFRRHVINDDDWEADSNDDDRPFRPSYRWSRRRPGNRRFQLGFNNRRRGYSFDFDFDFDFDFNFKQRKPWYEGPNICTYKDVIKNESSSDENEITSHHVIRSQVCDDKGSSYKCTNSMVVGGKEETIVEIKECCPGFTRNTNQIGCPTAVETKNLLEKAKDLNLTKFIEAIKIAGLEQDLKNGNITLFAPVDKSFDQMSDLLAPKSQITLQDTGVLMVSQPLIDTMISDLKAMLLGHLSPEVYTSSRLNDEQLIDTASPYKNKIRINFYDNELMTANCIKVKSRDAVATNGVINVVEEVLEPVSETLMEIISSDPEMSYMKTAIGKSGLGKMFRDEGQLTLFAPSDSAFRKLYPNLLSRILNGDTECLIKLLKNHVLPNVICSQAIQGRSKSRNLLGHMLNLTRAADDKLFINGAQSVDIDVMATNGVLYVIDDILVPDEALDVLDIARRSGASAIVKLIEDTGLAKTLQTTQNLTLFAPSDAAIGNLEKIPTDPTELMKLLSYHVVPSEEHTCRLYNDQQLDTLNNGKQIRFNEYTTPFPFARFDWKWVQTAQCATIEKSNIRACNGIIHIVDKVIMPPAGSLLDVLALDNRFTELVQLIKIADIGDMLEEDGPFTLFAPTDDAFKRIDDAELQNIVNDKGKLRHVLYNHIFKDQICCSGLSIVAANVGYGARQLKSMSEERFTVDEMGSKTEIGGSQITECDMSSTNGVIHVLDEVILKQKRKFMGDDDFWDWFGI, from the exons ATGAGGAAGATTGCGATAGTTGTTTTGATTTTCGCCGTATTTTTGGTGATAGCAATAGAATCTGGTTCTCGGAGACGGTACAGGAAAAACAAACATGCTCCTGGATTTAGACGACATGTCATAAATGACGACGATTGGGAAGCCGACAGTAACGACGACGACAGACCTTTTAGACCCTCATATAGGTGGTCACGTCGCAG accaGGGAACAGAAGGTTCCAACTGGGTTTCAACAACAGAAGGAGAGGTTATAGTTTTGATTTTGACTTTGACTTTGACTTTGACTTCaattttaaacaaagaaaacCATGGTATGAAGG GCCAAACATTTGTACGTATAAAGATGTGATCAAGAATGAATCCAGTTCTGACGAAAATGAGATTACCAGCCATCACGTGATTAGATCTCAAGTCTGTGATGACAAAGGATCTTCCTACAAGTGTACTAATAG CATGGTGGTGGGTGGTAAAGAGGAAACGATTGTCGAGATAAAGGAATGCTGTCCTGGCTTTACTAGGAACACAAATCAAATTGGTTGTCCAACTG CTGTAGAAACAAAGAATCTGCTGGAAAAAGCAAAAGACTTGAATCTCACTAAGTTTATAGAAGCGATTAAAATAGCTGGATTAGAACAAGATTTAAAGAATGGTAACATCACCCTATTTGCACCTGTTGACAAGTCCTTTGATCAAATGTCTGATCTTTTGGCGCCAAAATCACAGATTACACTACAG GATACAGGAGTTTTGATGGTGTCTCAGCCGTTGATTGATACAATGATATCTGATTTAAAGGCCATGTTACTTGGTCATCTGTCACCAGAGGTCTATACCAGCAGTCGATTAAATGATGAACAGCTCATTGACACAGCAAGtccatataaaaacaaaatcagaattAATTTCTATGACAATGAA CTTATGACTGCAAACTGCATAAAAGTAAAATCTCGGGATGCAGTAGCCACAAATGGAGTAATAAACGTTGTTGAAGAGGTCCTAGAACCTGTTTCTGAAACGTTGATGGAAATTATTTCATCTGATCCTGAAATGAGCTACATGAAAACTG CAATTGGCAAGAGTGGACTTGGAAAGATGTTCCGTGATGAAGGCCAGTTGACGTTGTTTGCACCAAGCGATAGTGCATTCAGGAAATTGTACCCAAATCTCCTTTCAAGAATTTTGAATGGTGATACCGAGTGTTTGATAA agTTGTTAAAAAATCACGTTCTTCCTAATGTAATATGTTCTCAAGCTATACAAGGCAGATCAAAGTCTAGGAACTTGTTAGGCCACATGCTTAATCTGACAAGAGCTGCAGACGACAAACTATTTATCAATGGCGCGCAATCTGTTGATATCGATGTCATGGCTACAAATGGTGTATTATATGTGATAGATGATATTTTGGTCCCTGATGAAG CATTGGATGTGTTAGATATTGCACGAAGATCTGGAGCATCAGCTATTGTAAAGTTGATTGAGGATACAGGCTTGGCCAAAACTTTACAGACGACACAAAATCTAACACTGTTTGCTCCAAGCGATGCAGCCATTGGT AATTTAGAGAAGATTCCAACAGATCCCACAGAACTAATGAAATTACTATCGTACCACGTTGTGCCATCTGAAGAACATACTTGTAGATTATACAATGACCAACAACTAGATACACTAAACAACGGAAAGCAAATCAGATTCAACGAGTATACAACG CCATTTCCTTTTGCGAGATTCGATTGGAAATGGGTTCAGACTGCACAGTGTGCTACCATTGAGAAATCAAACATCAGAGCATGTAATGGAATAATTCATATTGTTGACAAG gttatcatgCCTCCAGCTGGATCATTACTGGATGTTCTTGCTCTTGACAACAGATTTACGGAATTGGTACAACTGATTAAAATAGCAGACATTGGTGATATGTTGGAAGAAGATGGTCCATTTACTCTATTTGCACCTACAGACGAT GCTTTCAAACGAATTGATGATGCAGAATTACAGAACATTGTGAACGATAAAGGAAAGTTAAGACATGTACTATACAATCACATTTTTAAAG atCAGATTTGTTGCTCAGGTTTAAGCATAGTTGCTGCAAACGTAGGATATGGAGCGAGGCAATTAAAATCAATGTCCGAAGAACGATTTACAGTTGATGAAATGGGTAGCAAAACTGAAATCGGTGGATCACAAATTACTGAATGTGACATGAGCTCAACCAATGGCGTCATACATGTGTTAGACGAAGTAATCCTCAAACAGAAAAGAAAGTTCATGGGTGATGATGATTTCTGGGATTGGTTTGGGATCTGA